In Flammeovirgaceae bacterium, the sequence AAAAGGCGGTGAATCCGGATTGGCCGAACGGTAGAAGGTGCCAATCATGGGTGATTTAATTTCAACTGTTTTTTTGCCTGATGCCTGCTCCGCGGCAGGTGCGGGTTTAGCTGCAGGGGCTGTTGCAGGTTGAGCGGCAACAGGCGCGGCTACCGGTGCCGGTGCCTGAGCTACCGGTGCGGCCGCAACAATGGGTGCAGCCGATTTCAGTACTTTCTGATCGGGTTCGCGCTTAACATGCAGTTTCAGTTCGCTGGTTTCGATGTTCACCTCGTTCAATCCTGATTTGGAAATGAAATCGATAAGGTCTCGGATTTCGGATGTTTTCATTGCGGCAGGGTTAGTTGCTGATTTGGCATCGGCACGAGTGGGTTTGCT encodes:
- the accB gene encoding acetyl-CoA carboxylase biotin carboxyl carrier protein, which codes for MKTSEIRDLIDFISKSGLNEVNIETSELKLHVKREPDQKVLKSAAPIVAAAPVAQAPAPVAAPVAAQPATAPAAKPAPAAEQASGKKTVEIKSPMIGTFYRSANPDSPPFVSVGDKVTKGQTVCIIEAMKLFNEIESEVSGTIIKAPVENASPVEYDQVLFVVEPD